A stretch of Miscanthus floridulus cultivar M001 chromosome 13, ASM1932011v1, whole genome shotgun sequence DNA encodes these proteins:
- the LOC136502293 gene encoding LOW QUALITY PROTEIN: cellulose synthase-like protein D3 (The sequence of the model RefSeq protein was modified relative to this genomic sequence to represent the inferred CDS: deleted 2 bases in 2 codons) yields MSNPPQKKAIRNPGAGAGGPAGGSRGPAGNTVKFARRTASGRYVSLSREDIDMEGELAADYTNYTVQIPPTPDNQPMMDQASVAMKAEEQYVSNSLFTGGFNSVTRAHLMDKVIESEVTHPQMAGSRGSRCAMPACDGKVMRNDRGEDIDPCECRFKICRDCYLDAQKDGCICPGCKEHYKIGEYAEDDPNDASSGKHYLPGPGGGMMNNSKSLLARNQNGEFDHNRWLFESSGTYGYGNAFWPTGGMYDDDLDDEGGPGGGGDGMLPEQKPFKPLTRKIPMPTSIISPYRIFIVIRMFVLLFYLTWRVRNPNMEALWLWGMSIVCELWFAFSWLLDMLPKVNPVNRSTDIAVLKEKFETPSPSNPHGRSDLPGLDVFVSTADPEKEPVLTTATTILSILAADYPVEKLACYVSDDGGALLTFEAMAEAASFANIWVPFCKKHDIEPRQPDSYFSIKGDPTKGKRRSDFVKDRRKVKREFDEFKVRINGLPDSIRRRSDAFNAREDMKMLKHLRETGADPAEQPKVKKATWMADGTHWPGTWAVSAPDHAKGNHAGIMQVMLKPPSPDPLYGMHDEEQLIDFSDVDIRLPMLVYMSREKRPGYDHNKKAGAMNALVRCSAVMSNGPFILNFDCDHYINNAQAIREAMCFVMDRGGERIAYIQFPQRFEGIDPSDRYANNNTVFFDGNMRALDGLQGPMYVGTGCMFRRFALYGFDPPRTTEYTGLFFKKKKVTLSKVADPAGETDTQSLNHKQQGGGGAVDFDAELTVDIVPRRFGNSSALMASIPVAEFQARPLSDHPAVQHGRPPGSLTVPRSPLDPPTVAEAVSVISCWYEDKTEWGDRVGWIYGSVTEDVVSGYRMHNRGWRSVYCIPKRDAFLGTAPINMTDRLHQVLRWATGSVEIFFSRNNAFLASRRLMFLQRVAYLNVGIYPFTSIFLLVYCFIPALSLFSGFFIVQTLNVAFLCYLLTITITLIALGILEVKWSGIELEDWWRNEQFWLISGTSAHLYAVVQGLLKVMAGIEISFTLTAKAAAEDNEDIYADLYVVKWSSLLIPPITIGMINLIAIAFAFARTVYSDNPRWGKFIGGGFFSFWVLAHLYPFAKGLMGRRGKTPTIVFVWSGLISITISLLWVAISPPEASAGGRSAGFQFP; encoded by the exons ATGTCAAACCCGCCGCAAAAGAAGGCGATCCGTAatcccggcgccggcgccggcgggccGGCGGGCGGCTCGCGGGGGCCGGCGGGGAACACGGTGAAGTTCGCGCGGCGGACGGCGAGCGGGCGGTACGTGAGCTTGTCCCGGGAGGACATCGACATGGAGGGCGAGCTGGCGGCGGACTACACCAACTACACGGTGCAGATCCCGCCCACGCCCGACAACCAGCCGATGATGGACCAGGCGTCCGTGGCCATGAAGGCCGAGGAGCAGTACGTCTCCAACTCGCTCTTCACCGGCGGGTTCAACAGCGTCACGCGCGCCCACCTCATGGACAAGGTCATCGAGTCCGAGGTGACGCACCCGCAGATGGCCGGCTCCAGGGGCTCCCGCTGCGCCATGCCCGCCTGCGACGGCAAGGTCATGCGCAACGACCGCGGCGAGGATATCGACCCCTGCGAGTGCAGGTTCAAAATCTGCCGCGACTGCTACCTGGACGCGCAGAAGGATGGCTGCATCTGCCCGGGGTGCAAGGAGCACTACAAGATCGGCGAGTACGCCGAGGACGACCCCAACGACGCGTCGTCGGGGAAGCACTACCTGCCGGGGCCCGGCGGCGGCATGATGAACAACAGCAAGTCCCTGCTGGCGCGTAACCAGAACGGCGAGTTCGACCACAACCGGTGGCTCTTCGAGAGCTCCGGCACCTACGGCTACGGCAACGCCTTCTGGCCCACGGGCGGCATGTACGACGACGACCTGGATGACGAGGGTGGccccggcggtggcggcgacggcaTGCTCCCCGAGCAGAAGCCGTTCAAGCCGCTGACCCGCAAGATACCGATGCCGACGTCCATCATCAGCCCCTACCGGATCTTCATCGTCATCCGGATGTTCGTGCTCCTCTTCTACCTCACGTGGCGCGTCCGCAACCCCAACATGGAGGCGCTCTGGCTCTGGGGCATGTCCATCGTGTGCGAGCTCTGGTTCGCCTTCTCCTGGCTGCTGGACATGCTCCCCAAGGTGAACCCCGTGAACCGGAGCACGGACATCGCGGTGCTCAAGGAGAAGTTCGAGACGCCGTCGCCGTCCAACCCGCACGGCCGCTCCGACCTGCCGGGGCTGGACGTGTTCGTGTCCACGGCCGACCCGGAGAAGGAGCCCGTGCTCACCACGGCCACCACCATCCTGTCCATCCTGGCCGCGGACTACCCGGTGGAGAAGCTGGCGTGCTACGTgtccgacgacggcggcgcgctgcTCACCTTCGAGGCCATGGCGGAGGCGGCAAGCTTCGCAAACATCTGGGTGCCCTTCTGCAAGAAGCACGACATCGAGCCCCGGCAGCCGGACAGCTACTTCAGCATCAAGGGCGACCCGACCAAGGGCAAGCGGCGGTCGGACTTCGTCAAGGACCGCCGCAAGGTGAAGCGGGAGTTCGACGAGTTCAAGGTGCGCATCAACGGCCTGCCA GACTCCATCCGCCGGCGCTCCGACGCCTTCAACGCCCGCGAGGACATGAAGATGCTCAAGCACCTCCGCGAGACCGGCGCCGATCCGGCCGAGCAGCCCAAGGTGAAGAAGGCGACGTGGATGGCGGACGGCACGCACTGGCCGGGGACCTGGGCCGTGTCGGCGCCCGACCACGCAAAGGGAAACCACGCCGGCATCATGCAG GTGATGCTGAAGCCTCCTTCTCCCGACCCTCTTTACGGGATGCACGACGAGGAGCAGCTGATCGACTTCAGCGACGTGGACATCCGTCTCCCGATGCTGGTGTACATGTCCCGCGAGAAGCGTCCCGGCTACGACCACAACAAGAAGGCCGGCGCCATGAACGCCCTGGTGCGCTGCTCCGCCGTGATGTCCAACGGGCCCTTCATCCTCAACTTCGACTGCGACCACTACATCAACAACGCGCAGGCCATCCGCGAGGCCATGTGCTTCGTGATGGACCGCGGCGGCGAGCGCATCGCCTACATCCAGTTCCCGCAGCGCTTCGAGGGCATCGACCCCTCCGACCGCTACGCCAACAACAACACCGTCTTCTTCGACGGCAACATGCGCGCGCTGGACGGCCTGCAGGGCCCCATGTACGTCGGCACGGGCTGCATGTTCCGCCGCTTCGCGCTCTACGGCTTCGACCCGCCGCGCACCACCGAGTACACCGGCTtgttcttcaagaagaagaaggtgacGCTCAGCAAGGTGGCGGACCCGGCGGGCGAGACGGACACGCAGTCGCTCAACCACAAGCAGCAGGGCGGTGGTGGGGCGGTGGACTTCGACGCCGAGCTCACAGTCGAT ATTGTGCCCAGGCGGTTCGGCAACTCGTCGGCGCTGATGGCGTCCATCCCCGTGGCCGAGTTCCAGGCGCGGCCGCTGTCGGACCACCCGGCCGTGCAGCACGGGCGGCCCCCCGGGTCGCTGACGGTGCCCCGGTCGCCGCTGGACCCGCCGACCGTGGCGGAGGCCGTGTCCGTCATCTCCTGCTGGTACGAGGACAAGACGGAGTGGGGGGACCGCGTGGGCTGGATCTACGGCTCCGTGACGGAGGACGTGGTGAGCGGCTACCGCATGCACAACCGCGGGTGGCGCTCCGTCTACTGCATCCCCAAGCGCGACGCGTTCCTGGGCACGGCGCCCATCAACATGACGGACCGCCTCCACCAGGTGCTGCGCTGGGCCACCGGGTCCGTGGAGATCTTCTTCTCGCGGAACAACGCCTTCCTGGCGTCGCGGAGGCTCATGTTCCTGCAGCGGGTGGCCTACCTCAACGTCGGCATCTACCCCTTCACCTCCATCTTCCTGCTGGTCTACTGCTTCATCCCGGCGCTGTCCCTCTTCTCGGGCTTCTTCATCGTGCAGACGCTCAACGTCGCCTTCCTCTGCTACCTGCTCACCATCACCATCACCCTCATCGCGCTGGGCATCCTCGAGGTCAAGTGGTCCGGCATCGAGCTCGAGGACTGGTGGCGCAACGAGCAGTTCTGGCTCATCTCCGGAACCAGCGCGCACCTGTACGCCGTGGTGCAGGGGCTGCTCAAGGTCATGGCCGGCATCGAGATCTCCTTCACCCTCACGGCCAAGGCGGCGGCGGAAGACAACGAGGACATCTACGCCGACCTCTACGTGGTGAAGTGGTCCTCGCTGCTCATCCCGCCCATCACCATCGGCATGATCAACCTCATCGCCATCGCCTTCGCCTTCGCGCGCACCGTCTACAGCGACAACCCGCGCTGGGGCAAGTTCATCGGCGGCGGCTTCTTCAGCTTCTGGGTGCTGGCGCACCTCTACCCCTTCGCCAAGGGGCTCATGGGCCGCCGCGGCAAGACGCCCACCATCGTCTTTGTTTGGTCGGGACTCATCTCCATCACCATCTCCCTGCTCTGGGTCGCCATCAGCCCGCCGGAGGCCAGCGCCGGCGGCCGCAGCGCTGGCTTCCAGTTCCCTTGA
- the LOC136500925 gene encoding uncharacterized protein isoform X1, whose translation MASSSTYLMLASARAPLAPLIRPPLMTLVARTAAASIASGARASVPLFVNAAACRPGVRRRGWAQLCRDSSLQGPPGTDSPAQEQEDMKKSEAVSETAARIAGGSGGRFSDWSTSVLIFGIWAGLMYYVFLLAPNQTPYQDTYLLQKLLNLKGDDGFRMNDVLVSLWYIMGLWPLVYSMLLLPTGRGSKSKIPVWPFLVLSCIGGAYALIPYFVLWKPPPPPIEEDEIGQWPLKFLESKLTAGVVFALGIGLIIYAGKAGGDDWKEFIRYFRSSKFIHATCLDFTLLSAFSPFWVYNDMTARRWKNGSWLLPFALIPFVGPSLYLLLRPSLSSLLEASASPSDEFKK comes from the exons ATGGCATCCTCCTCTACCTACCTCATGCTCGCCAGCGCCCGTGCTCCCCTCGCTCCTCTTATAAGGCCACCGCTGATGACCCTCGTCGCGAGAACCGCCGCAGCCTCCATCGCTAGTGGCGCCAGAGCCAGTGTCCCTCTGTTCGTCAACGCCGCTGCGTGCCGGCCGGGAGTGCGGCGCCGTGGCTGGGCCCAACTCTGCAGAGACTCGTCCCTCCAGGGCCCTCCAGGCACCGATTCTCCTGCTCAAGAGCAAGAGGATATGAAGAAGAGCGAGGCGGTGTCAGAGACTGCTGCTCGGATTGCCGGAGGCAGCGGCGGGAGGTTCAGCGACTGGAGCACGTCGGTGCTCATCTTCGGGATCTGGGCGGGACTCATGTACTACGTGTTCCTGCTCGCGCCTAACCAGACACCG TACCAAGACACATACCTCTTGCAGAAACTTTTAAATCTGAAGGGTGACGATGGCTTCCGAATGAATGATGTTCTTGTTTCTCTATGGTACATTATGGGCCTCTGGCCACTAGTCTACAGTATGTTGCTCCTTCCTACTGGCAGAGG TTCCAAAAGCAAGATCCCTGTGTGGCCATTCCTGGTTCTTTCATGCATCGGAGGAGCGTATGCTTTGATTCCTTACTTTGTCTTATGGAAGCCTCCTCCACCTCCCATTGAGGAAGATGAAATTGGACAATGGCCATTAAAATTTCTTGAGTCAAAGTTAACCGCAGGA GTAGTGTTTGCCTTGGGCATTGGACTGATCATATATGCTGGCAAAGCTGGTGGCGACGATTGGAAGGAATTTATTCGATACTTCAGGtcgagcaagttt ATCCATGCCACCTGCCTTGATTTTACTTTGCTATCAGCCTTCTCACCATTTTGGGTCTATAACGACATGACAGCAAGGCGATG GAAAAATGGTTCATGGCTTCTACCATTTGCACTGATACCTTTTGTGGGGCCCTCACTGTATCTTCTACTGCGCCCATCACTTTCTTCCTTGCTGGAAGCATCTGCTTCACCATCTGATGAATTTAAAAAATAA
- the LOC136500925 gene encoding uncharacterized protein isoform X2 gives MASSSTYLMLASARAPLAPLIRPPLMTLVARTAAASIASGARASVPLFVNAAACRPGVRRRGWAQLCRDSSLQGPPGTDSPAQEQEDMKKSEAVSETAARIAGGSGGRFSDWSTSVLIFGIWAGLMYYVFLLAPNQTPYQDTYLLQKLLNLKGDDGFRMNDVLVSLWYIMGLWPLVYSMLLLPTGRGSKSKIPVWPFLVLSCIGGAYALIPYFVLWKPPPPPIEEDEIGQWPLKFLESKLTAGVVFALGIGLIIYAGKAGGDDWKEFIRYFRSMPPALILLCYQPSHHFGSITT, from the exons ATGGCATCCTCCTCTACCTACCTCATGCTCGCCAGCGCCCGTGCTCCCCTCGCTCCTCTTATAAGGCCACCGCTGATGACCCTCGTCGCGAGAACCGCCGCAGCCTCCATCGCTAGTGGCGCCAGAGCCAGTGTCCCTCTGTTCGTCAACGCCGCTGCGTGCCGGCCGGGAGTGCGGCGCCGTGGCTGGGCCCAACTCTGCAGAGACTCGTCCCTCCAGGGCCCTCCAGGCACCGATTCTCCTGCTCAAGAGCAAGAGGATATGAAGAAGAGCGAGGCGGTGTCAGAGACTGCTGCTCGGATTGCCGGAGGCAGCGGCGGGAGGTTCAGCGACTGGAGCACGTCGGTGCTCATCTTCGGGATCTGGGCGGGACTCATGTACTACGTGTTCCTGCTCGCGCCTAACCAGACACCG TACCAAGACACATACCTCTTGCAGAAACTTTTAAATCTGAAGGGTGACGATGGCTTCCGAATGAATGATGTTCTTGTTTCTCTATGGTACATTATGGGCCTCTGGCCACTAGTCTACAGTATGTTGCTCCTTCCTACTGGCAGAGG TTCCAAAAGCAAGATCCCTGTGTGGCCATTCCTGGTTCTTTCATGCATCGGAGGAGCGTATGCTTTGATTCCTTACTTTGTCTTATGGAAGCCTCCTCCACCTCCCATTGAGGAAGATGAAATTGGACAATGGCCATTAAAATTTCTTGAGTCAAAGTTAACCGCAGGA GTAGTGTTTGCCTTGGGCATTGGACTGATCATATATGCTGGCAAAGCTGGTGGCGACGATTGGAAGGAATTTATTCGATACTTCAG ATCCATGCCACCTGCCTTGATTTTACTTTGCTATCAGCCTTCTCACCATTTTGGGTCTATAACGACATGA
- the LOC136499777 gene encoding myb family transcription factor PHL7-like, producing MCTTTFYHCWAALAASSPPIAPLLSLVSELVAIADGLVVADKHPLQVQRQLQLRIGAQGKYLQKIIEEQQRINGAGVSRATSSEQLTNSERPNSSTHVPASPTPLQAIPFSEDNGSQVEPMKIGSQDIPNGEPQTPDTNCRPDSPRLGPKHERPAKRQRGSSNSDGTMFADGDFTLPHHIFDSSTGSEFQLCAMSYSSH from the exons atgtGCACAACGACCTTCTATCATTGTTGGGCCGCCCTAGCAGCATCGTCGCCTCCCATTGCTCCGCTGCTGTCGCTGGTCTCCGAGCTAGTTGCCATCGCCgacg GTCTTGTCGTAGCTGACAAACATCCCTTGCAGGTACAAAGGCAGCTGCAGCTGCGAATTGGGGCACAGGGCAAGTACCTTCAGAAGATCATCGAAGAGCAGCAACGCATCAATGGTGCTGGAGTTTCTAGAGCCACATCAAGTGAACAGTTGACCAACTCCGAAAGACCTAACTCCTCAACCCATGTACCAGCATCTCCAACTCCACTTCAGGCTATTCCATTCAGTGAAGACAATGGAAGTCAAGTTGAGCCCATGAAGATTGGCTCACAAGATATTCCTAATGGTGAACCTCAAACACCTGACACCAACTGTCGGCCTGACTCACCAAGGCTCGGTCCAAAGCATGAGCGCCCAGCCAAGAGGCAGAGGGGCAGCAGCAACAGCGATGGTACCATGTTCGCTGATGGTGACTTTACCCTTCCACACCACATCTTTGACTCAAGCACGGGCTCAGAGTTCCAACTATGTGCGATGTCATACTCAAGCCATTAG